In a genomic window of Mustela nigripes isolate SB6536 chromosome 8, MUSNIG.SB6536, whole genome shotgun sequence:
- the CCDC74B gene encoding coiled-coil domain-containing protein 74B — MHHVEETELRPSHAPPLAHARFHGDAAPSCGSPATEWACSSGYMSAGVAAAGQRPPSSGIPGSRGASRPRPRQPAVVQHSGQHGAQAGHSEAQKRVLDLEKSLQFLQQQHSETLVKLHEEIEYLKRENKDLHYKLIMSQKPKKGSISSSSFHSIKSVSNSTSVTALAAVNSQGKARTQLSFSKRQDSKADVPQKMDLEEETPVAALFHNSKLDKAPGMQGPAKEEEGETSSAVASSTAGNQHKGKQPPAMSLPPYLRKPTTIQQCEVIIRQLWNANLLQAQELQHLKALLEENQRPKAAPEEPGPSSPKDQEALHQGAMQLPKVPTKGVPKKCLILSPMPMAERSILPALKQTLKSNFAERQKRLQVVQSRRLHRSVL, encoded by the exons CTCCGCCCCTCGCACGCCCCGCCCCTCGCTCACGCCCGTTTCCATGGCGACGCGGCGCCAAGCTGTGGCAGCCCAGCAACCGAGTGGGCGTGCAGCAGCGGCTACATGAGCGCGGGGGTGGCGGCGGCCGGGCAGCGCCCCCCCAGCTCGGGGATCCCGGGCTCTCGGGGCGCGTCGCGCCCGCGCCCCCGCCAGCCCGCGGTCGTCCAGCACTCCGGACAGCACGGCGCGCAGGCTGGGCACAGCGAGGCGCAGAAGCGGGTCCTGGACCTGGAGAAGAGCCTGCAGTTCCTGCAGCAGCAGCACTCTGAGACGCTGGTCAAGCTCCACGAGGAGATCGAGTACCTCAAGCGGGAGAACAAGG ATCTCCATTACAAGCTAATAATGAGTCAGAAGCCAAAGAAAG GCAGCATTTCCAGTTCCAGCTTTCATTCCATCAAGTCCGTCTCAAATTCGACGTCAG TGACCGCCTTGGCTGCTGTCAACTCTCAAGGCAAGGCCCGGACCCAGCTCAGCTTCTCCAAGAGGCAAGACTCGAAAGCTGATGTTCCCCAGAAGATGGACCTGGAAGAAGAGACCCCAGTTGCTGCCCTGTTCCACAACAGCAAGCTGGACAAAGCCCCAGGGATGCAGGGGCCGGCCAA agaggaagaaggggagaccTCCAGTGCAGTGGCGAGCTCCACGGCAGGCAACCAGCACAAGGGCAAGCAGCCCCCCGCGATGAGCCTGCCTCCATACCTGCGCAAGCCCACCACGATTCAGCAATGTGAGGTTATCATCCGCCAGCTGTGGAACGCCAACCTCCTGCAGGCCCAAGAG TTGCAACACCTCAAGGCCCTCCTGGAAGAGAATCAGAGACCCAAGGCTGCCCCTGAGGAGCCTGGGCCCAGCTCTCCCAA GGACCAGGAGGCCCTTCACCAGGGAGCCATGCAGCTCCCCAAGGTCCCCACCAAGGGCGTCCCCAAGAAATG CCTGATTCTGAGCCCGATGCCCATGGCAGAGCGCTCCATCCTGCCGGCACTGAAGCAGACCCTGAAGAGCAACTTCGCCGAGCGGCAGAAGAGGCTGCAGGTGGTGCAGAGCCGGCGGCTGCACCGCTCGGTGCTCTGA